The region CAGAAAAAGAAGTTACGTCATCTACCTCATCATGAGGTAGATGACGTAACTTCCATCTACACTCTTAAAATTAATTAAAATTCCTAGATAATTTTGTTGACAGAAAAGCATCCCCTTGGTAAAATTGGAAAGGCTTCCTAAGAAATGCTCATGAAGGAGGGAAGAAGTGTGCCAACTATAAATCAGCTAGTAAAAGAGGGACGAAAACCTAAGAAGAGCAAATCTAAGGCTCCCGCTCTTCAAGGTTGTCCTCAGAAAAGGGGTGTATGTACAAGAGTTTATACCGTTACGCCTAAAAAACCAAACTCTGCTTTAAGAAAAGTCGCAAGGGTTAGGCTTACAAATGGCATAGAGGTTACAGCCTACATTCCTGGTATAGGACACAACTTGCAAGAACACTCTGTAGTTTTAATTAGAGGAGGACGTGTTAAAGATTTACCTGGTGTCAGATACCATATAATAAGGGGCACGTTAGATGCGGCAGGTGTCGAAGGAAGAAAGCAATCTCGTTCAAAATATGGTGTAAAAAGACCTAAAAAGTAAGGAAGGAGTGTAGGAAACAATGCCAAGAAAGGGTAAAGTCGAAAGGAGAACCTTACAACCTGATCCGATTTACGGAAGTCCTCTTGTAACAAAGTTTATAAACTACATTATGTGGGATGGAAAAAAAATGACTGCAGAGTGGATTTTTTATGAGACAATGAAAATTATTGAGGAAAAATTGAAAAAGTCACCTCTTGAGATTTTAGAAAAGGCTGTTGAAAATGTTAAACCTGTTCTTGAGGTTAGACCTCGCAGAGTTGGAGGAGCAACTTATCAAGTTCCTGTGGAAGTTCCTCCCCATAGGCAATTATCTTTAGCAGTCAGGTGGATTATACATGCTGCAAGAAACAAAAAAGGTAAACCTATGGCTGAAAAGCTTGCTCAAGAGATTATAGATGCTTATAAGGGAGAGGGAGCAGCTATTAAGAAAAAAGAGGATGTTCATAAGATGGCAGAAGCTAACCGTGCGTT is a window of Synergistota bacterium DNA encoding:
- the rpsL gene encoding 30S ribosomal protein S12; translated protein: MPTINQLVKEGRKPKKSKSKAPALQGCPQKRGVCTRVYTVTPKKPNSALRKVARVRLTNGIEVTAYIPGIGHNLQEHSVVLIRGGRVKDLPGVRYHIIRGTLDAAGVEGRKQSRSKYGVKRPKK
- the rpsG gene encoding 30S ribosomal protein S7, with the translated sequence MPRKGKVERRTLQPDPIYGSPLVTKFINYIMWDGKKMTAEWIFYETMKIIEEKLKKSPLEILEKAVENVKPVLEVRPRRVGGATYQVPVEVPPHRQLSLAVRWIIHAARNKKGKPMAEKLAQEIIDAYKGEGAAIKKKEDVHKMAEANRAFAHYRW